One Denticeps clupeoides chromosome 3, fDenClu1.1, whole genome shotgun sequence DNA window includes the following coding sequences:
- the LOC114785471 gene encoding B-cell receptor CD22-like — protein MSCNYTYPPGLTVKEAFWTEHGRVGWDGKTDYTDLSQHPNYKDRVHADCGNKTSWCFLNITRLNKSDVHEYNCRIITHKDGKQRVGKPGIMLSVTDLKVEIVGAATEGNDVRLVCKTSCNLSSIPTFSWKKNGEPLEKEPTKNNELLLHPVSREDGGRYSCAVKGHEDLSSAEVDLDVRYSPKNTRVLGAPPAEIPEGGSVTLSCSSDANPPVQNYTWFKENVTSPVAAGQNFTITNFTSAQVGLYSCQARNEVGVQNSTAVLLTFTAPALTAQFSVVV, from the exons atgtCCTGCAACTACACTTACCCCCCTGGACTTACAGTGAAAGAAGCGTTTTGGACTGAACATGGACGGGTTGGATGGGATGGAAAGACAGACTATACTGATCTCTCTCAGCATCCAAACTACAAAGACCGAGTTCATGCAGACTGTGGAAATAAAACAAGTTGGTGCTTCCTCAACATAACAAGGCTGAATAAAAGTGATGTGCATGAGTACAACTGCAGAATTATAACACATAAAGACGGAAAACAAAGGGTCGGTAAACCAGGAATCATGTTGTCAGTAACAG ATCTGAAGGTGGAAATTGTTGGTGCagcaacagaaggaaatgatgtAAGACTTGTGTGTAAAACCTCCTGCAATCTGAGTAGCATCCCTACATTCTCATGGAAGAAGAACGGAGAACCTTTAGAGAAGGAACCCACCAAGAACAATGAACTGCTGCTCCACCCAGTCAGCAGGGAGGATGGGGGCAGATACTCCTGTGCTGTTAAAGGCCATGAGGACCTGTCTTCTGCTGAAGTGGACCTCGATGTTAGAT ATTCTCCCAAGAACACCAGAGTACTGGGTGCTCCACCTGCTGAGAtacctgaaggaggttcagtgactctgagctgcagcagtgaTGCCAACCCTCCAGTGCAGAACTACACCTGGTTTAAGGAGAACGTAACATCTCCAGTAGCAGCAGGACAGAACTTCACCATCACTAACTTCACCTCTGCTCAGGTTGGACTGTATTCCTGCCAGGCGAGGAATGAAGTCGGAGTCCAGAACTCTACTGCTGTTCTTCTCACATTCACAG ctcCTGCTCTTACTGCACAATTTTCAGTCGTGGTTTAA